The Methanobrevibacter sp. TLL-48-HuF1 genomic sequence TCTTTAAAGTTGATAAAAATAGCAGTTTTAAATTCACAAATTATAATTAGTACTTTAAATATTATTTAACATAATGATTCTTAAAACACAAAATTTAATTTTAAGACCTTTGGAGATAGATGATGCTGAAGAATTATATCATCATGCTAAAAATCCAAAAATTGGTCCAATTGCGGGATGGTCACCTCATAAAAATGTTGAAAATAGCTTAGAGATAATTCAAAGTGTTTTTGCTCGAGATGAAACTTATGCCGTAACTTTAAATGGTCAGATTATTGGATGTGTAGCTTTGCTTATTCATCCTGACGGAAATTATTATTGGGGAGATAATAATGCAGA encodes the following:
- a CDS encoding GNAT family N-acetyltransferase, which produces MILKTQNLILRPLEIDDAEELYHHAKNPKIGPIAGWSPHKNVENSLEIIQSVFARDETYAVTLNGQIIGCVALLIHPDGNYYWGDNNAELGYWIAEDFWGNNYAYEASEKLLEHAFEDLKLNKIFASFKKSNYQSKRVLEKLGFKYFDELQNIDYAGKSYLEIVMSLKNNMMS